In Astyanax mexicanus isolate ESR-SI-001 chromosome 5, AstMex3_surface, whole genome shotgun sequence, a single window of DNA contains:
- the tatdn2 gene encoding putative deoxyribonuclease TATDN2 has protein sequence MMNSKRGKVKFGWLRSSFTSPRKFQKNVEGLARPTLWNDPESEESSEDHSSSLNMSTGSVELGELESIKLNTPKGNQATPTTKKRTPKKHALSGGVRKLFGKQAVTAEQDAQPARQSAVPSPAVKRKDRTSEEGSKAIYLKALTQAIGSGEKKSPPTKDSVQKPSARKCIIDTPAAQTKKKERTYLRKSFSDENSAALKTEKHRHSPFVFTETEVEEMKTDTRSVLLKDDESPDWSDVEGSVEVETFSQDESQDQLTRQKVECEHGREIEDPEGPPPLEYVPIQPPTYMLSQRFPQPTFGMRWMTPHQSSPTSTGTETSGQSSVASRELFLSSRPTFQDITPGSSASKTVRLPNSSFVALGRGVRLPQPISQSSSSPDPYALPGRAFRTESPVPHSKGLCEFSPILQHRFSDSVRFSASRRSSTTNVATRRMSEGSEPLWLTCSDHSITGSQEFLDTHCHLDMLYGKLGYQGSFQNFRKEYASSFPVEFGGCIADFCNPRITQKEAIWEGLLGEELVWGAFGCHPHFAKEYNNKHEESIMRAMRHPKTIAFGEIGLDYSHKNSTDSKRQKEVFERQLRLAVSLGKPLVIHCRDADDDLLEIMKKCVPRDYKIHRHCFTNSYSVIEPFLNEFCNLCVGFTALVTYPRAVEARNSVRKIPLDRILLETDAPYFLPRQVPKNVCRFAHPGMGIHTLREISMLKGEALPTVLKKVRQNTTHIYGL, from the exons ATGATGAATAGTAAAAGAGGAAAGGTGAAGTTTGGTTGGTTACGTTCATCATTCACCTCGCCCAGAAAGTTCCAGAAGAATGTTGAAGGCTTGGCTCGACCCACGCTCTGGAACGACCCAGAGTCTGAAGAATCGAGTGAGGACCACTCTTCCAGCCTGAACATGTCCACTGGGTCAGTCGAACTAGGCGAGCTAGAAAGCATTAAGCTCAACACACCTAAGGGCAATCAGGCAACACCCACTACCAAAAAGCGCACCCCAAAAAAACATGCCCTGTCTGGTGGCGTGCGCAAACTGTTTGGTAAACAAGCAGTGACTGCAGAG CAAGACGCTCAGCCAGCACGGCAGTCCGCAGTTCCCTCCCCAGCTGTAAAACGCAAGGACAGGACTTCAGAAGAGGGCTCAAAGGCTATCTACCTAAAAGCGCTTACTCAGGCTATAGGAAGTGGTGAAAAGAAATCTCCCCCTACCAAAGACAGTGTTCAGAAACCCTCTGCGAGAAAATGCATCATAGACACACCTGCTGCGCAgacaaagaaaaaggaaagaaccTACCTCAGAAAGTCGTTTAGTGATGAGAACTCTGCAGCACTTAAGACAGAAAAACACCGGCATTCCCCGTTTGTTTTCACAGAGACTGAAGTGGAAGAGATGAAAACAGATACCAGG AGTGTGCTTTTGAAAGATGATGAATCACCTGATTGGTCAGATGTTGAGGGCTCTGTTGAGGTGGAGACTTTTTCCCAGGACGAGTCTCAGGATCAACTTACAAGGCAGAAAGTAGAGTGTGAGCATGGAAGAGAAATTGAAGACCCTGAAGGCCCACCTCCTTTGGAATATGTGCCTATCCAACCTCCAACATACATGCTATCCCAACGGTTCCCGCAGCCCACATTTGGTATGCGATGGATGACCCCCCACCAAAGTTCCCCTACTTCTACAGGTACAGAGACCTCTGGGCAATCCTCAGTGGCTTCGAGAGAATTGTTCTTGTCATCAAGGCCTACCTTTCAAGATATAACACCTGGTTCTTCAGCCTCCAAGACTGTACGTCTGCCTAATAGTTCATTTGTGGCATTGGGACGGGGAGTTAGATTACCGCAGCCAATCAGCCAGTCTTCTTCATCTCCAGACCCATATGCCCTACccggcagagctttcagaactgaATCCCCTGTCCCACATTCAAAGGGATTGTGTGAGTTCTCTCCTATATTGCAACACAGGTTCTCAGATTCAGTCAGGTTCTCTGCATCAAGGAGGTCTTCTACCACTAATGTTGCCACCCGGAGGATGTCTGAGGGTTCTGAGCCTCTCTGGTTAACATGCTCGGATCATTCTATAACAGGCTCCCAAGAATTTCTAGACACCCACTGTCACCTGGATATGCTGTATGGGAAATTGGGCTACCAGGGAAGTTTCCAAAACTTTCGGAAGGAATATGCCAGCAGTTTCCCTGTGGAGTTTGGTGGGTGCATTGCTGACTTTTGCAATCCAAGGATTACACAGAAAGAGGCTATCTGGGAGGGACTTCTGGGTGAGGAGTTAGTATGGGGTGCATTTGGATGCCATCCACACTTTGCCAAGGAATATAACAACAAGCATGAAGAAAGCATCATGAGAGCCATGCGTCATCCCAAGACCATTGCGTTTGGAGAAATTGGATTAGATTATTCTCATAAGAATTCCACTGACTCCAAAAGACAGAAAGAG gTGTTTGAGCGGCAGCTGCGATTGGCTGTGTCTCTAGGAAAGCCTCTGGTTATTCACTGCCGTGATGCTGATGACGATTTGCTGGAGATCATGAAGAAGTGTGTACCTCGAGACTACAAAATACACAG ACACTGTTTCACCAACAGTTACTCTGTAATCGAGCCATTCCTAAACGAGTTCTGTAATCTGTGTGTGGGTTTCACTGCGCTGGTAACATACCCTCGTGCTGTGGAAGCTCGGAATTCAGTCAGGAAAATCCCACTAGATCGCATCCTGCTGGAGACTGATGCCCCGTACTTCCTGCCCAGACAG GTACCCAAGAACGTGTGTAGGTTTGCTCACCCTGGAATGGGGATACACACCTTGCGCGAGATCAGCATGCTGAAGGGAGAAGCCCTCCCAACCGTTCTCAAAAAAGTCCGCCAGAACACCACACACATCTATGGCCTGTAA
- the ghrl gene encoding ghrelin/obestatin prepropeptide isoform X1: MPCQSRAGHVILLLFALSLWAECVTCGSSFLSPTQKPQGRGDRKPPRVGRRAAAEIDVPSLEDNRLMMSAPFQLGFSLSEGEYEEYGPVLQRILLDVLGDAPPLE; this comes from the exons ATGCCTTGCCAAAGCCGTGCAGGTCACGTGATTTTGCTCCTCTTCGCTCTTTCCTTGTGGGCTGAATGTGTTACTTGTGGCTCCAGCTTCCTCAGCCCCACCCAGAAGCCACAG GGCCGGGGAGACCGAAAGCCACCTCGAGTGGGGCGAAGAGCTGCAGCTGAGATAGATGTTCCTTCTTTGGAGGACAACCGCCTAATG ATGAGCGCACCTTTTCAGTTGGGGTTCTCTTTGAGTGAGGGGGAATATGAAGAATACGGTCCAGTGCTGCAGAGGATCCTGCTGGATGTTCTTGGTGATGCACCTCCTTTAG agTGA
- the ghrl gene encoding ghrelin/obestatin prepropeptide isoform X2, whose amino-acid sequence MPCQSRAGHVILLLFALSLWAECVTCGSSFLSPTQKPQGRGDRKPPRVGRRAAAEIDVPSLEDNRLMMSAPFQLGFSLSEGEYEEYGPVLQRILLDVLE is encoded by the exons ATGCCTTGCCAAAGCCGTGCAGGTCACGTGATTTTGCTCCTCTTCGCTCTTTCCTTGTGGGCTGAATGTGTTACTTGTGGCTCCAGCTTCCTCAGCCCCACCCAGAAGCCACAG GGCCGGGGAGACCGAAAGCCACCTCGAGTGGGGCGAAGAGCTGCAGCTGAGATAGATGTTCCTTCTTTGGAGGACAACCGCCTAATG ATGAGCGCACCTTTTCAGTTGGGGTTCTCTTTGAGTGAGGGGGAATATGAAGAATACGGTCCAGTGCTGCAGAGGATCCTGCTGGATGTTCTTG agTGA
- the ccdc174 gene encoding coiled-coil domain-containing protein 174, which produces MDKKKKQYNVTASSLVDLKAELYRKQEAFKNERLSKDVGTAPKSHTKVKKPNIWTKQNEGVSARAQRDVEQTVEEEKNLDKSRQKLEEKVRLYEQMTKGDFPDEETESLYLVDFTQKIIDQKKGIQNREAEKGDRDGEDSDTHVPIPPPQNKEEEWVDYVDALGRSRKCLRKDLPEFQKMDQDLQSKKVTGADRTLLSEDMRREMQREQWEREEEEQMKRPVGPIHYENIRDQEARELGVGYFAFAHDEQQRKKQRETLDMLRDQTTEQRNKREQLKEKRKALLEARLAKVRMRKMKKSKLESGDESAAAPEEDVDKDEDEAEYVIGPSPSETVVKKVEVEIQERKDSRPGVPHVREWDRGKEFSWGQWTSRRREERDSDFAPPTSYFADERRANHTRPGKEGHSKGNISFKWSQKQRGSDQEGTDMQTHFTRVPFTDQPASSQPQQGPLPPNQAQSVDQLLSFYKNSV; this is translated from the exons ATGGATAAAAAGAAGAAGCAGTATAATGTCACAGCTTCGTCG CTGGTTGACCTGAAAGCTGAGCTTTATCGGAAGCAGGAGGCATTTAAAAATGAAAGACTTTCTAAGGATGTTGGAACTGCACCCAAATCACACACCAAAGTAAAG AAGCCCAACATTTGGACCAAACAAAATGAAGGGGTGTCTGCTCGTGCTCAGAGAGATGTAGAACAAACTGTGGAAGAAGAAAAGAACTTGGACAAATCAAG GCAGAAGTTGGAGGAGAAAGTAAGACTCTATGAACAAATGACCAAAGGAGATTTCCCAG ATGAAGAGACGGAAAGCCTTTACTTGGTTGACTTTACACAGAAGATAATTGACCAGAAGAAAGGAATACAAAACAGAGAGGCTGAGAAAGGAGACAGAGATGGAGAAGACTCTGACACACATGTCCCCATTCCACCCCCACAGAACAAAGAGGAGGAGTG gGTGGACTATGTTGATGCATTGGGTAGATCAAGGAAGTGTTTAAGGAAAGATTTACCAGAGTTTCAGAAAATGGATCAGGATTTACAAAGCAAAAA AGTGACTGGAGCTGACAGGACTTTGTTGTCTGAAGATATGAGGCGGGAGATGCAGAGAGAACAGTGGGaaagggaggaggaggagcagatgAAGAGGCCTGTGGGACCAATTCACTACGAAAATATCAGAGATCAAG aggCCCGAGAGCTGGGTGTTGGATACTTTGCTTTTGCTCATGATGAGCAACAGcgcaaaaaacagagagaaacttTAGATATGCTGAGAGACCAG ACCACAGAGCAGCGCAACAAGCGGGAGCAGCTGAAGGAGAAGAGGAAAGCTTTGCTTGAAGCTCGGTTGGCAAAAGTGAGGATGAGGAAAATGAAGAAAAGCAAGCTAGAGTCTGGAGATGAGTCTG CTGCTGCTCCTGAGGAAGATGTTGACAAAGATGAGGATGAGGCTGAATATGTGATTGGGCCTTCTCCATCTGAGACTGTGGTAAAGAAAGTGGAGGTTGAGATTCAAGAGAGAAAAGACTCCAGACCTGGGGTGCCGCATGTCAGAGAGTGGGACAGAGGCAAAG AATTCTCCTGGGGTCAGTGGACCAGTCGTCGTCGCGAGGAACGCGATTCAGATTTTGCCCCGCCCACTTCGTACTTTGCAGATGAGAGAAGGGCCAATCACACAAGACCTGGAAAAGAGGGCCACAGCAAAGgaaatatttcatttaaatggTCTCAAAAACAGAGGGGATCAGATCAGGAGGGCACAGACATGCAAACACACTTTACACGTGTTCCATTTACAGACCAGCCTGCATCTTCACAGCCTCAACAAGGACCTTTACCACCCAATCAGGCACAGAGTGTGGATCAGCTTTTATCTTTCTATAAAAACTCTGTTTGA